One Intestinimonas butyriciproducens genomic window, CTCTGCGCCGGTGGTTATATCGTGCAGCTCCTGCCCGGTGCCGACGACGCTGTGGCGGGCCGGCTGGAGGGTGCTGTAGGCAGGCTGGGACCGGTGACAGATGTACTCAACCGCGGCGCCGACGCGCAGACCCTTCTGGAGCAGCTGCTGGAGGGGATGGGAGCGGAGCTGCTGGAGCGAGTGCCGGTGTCCTACCGGTGCTATTGCAGCCGGGAGCGGGTGTCCAGGGCCCTGATCAGTTTGGGCAGAAACGAATTGGAGCATATGATCGAAGAGCAGGGGGAGACGGACCTCACCTGCCAGTTCTGCGACGTGGTTTATCACTTCTCAAAAGAGGAGTTGAAGACAATCTTGCAGGAGGCGACCAAGGCGTAGCAGAAAGCTCTCATGCCGCGGAAGGACCTTTTCCGCGGCATGAGAAAAAAATCTCAAAAAATGGTCAAATTAGTGTTGACAGATTGAGGCTGGTTTAGTATAATAACTTTCGCCGTCTGAAAAGAATGGCCAACAGGGGAGCATAGCTCAGCTGGGAGAGCGCATGCCTTACAAGCATGATGTCACAGGTTCGAGCCCTGTTGTTCCCACCATGGGTTGATAAGCCCAAAGTGTCAAATGGCGTGGTAGTTCAGTTGGTTAGAACGCCGGCCTGTCACGCCGGAGGTCGAGGGTTCAAGTCCCTTCCGCGTCGCCATTTGCCTCTGTAGCTCAGTTGGTAGAGCAGGGGACTGAAAATCCCCGTGTCGCTGGTTCGATTCCGGCCGGAGGCACCAAGGCTTCTCCGGAGGATACGCCGTGTATCCTCCGGGGGAACTTTCCCTCTTTTGCAGTATCAATGGCAGATCACATGCATAAGATAGACTGTGATTTGCAGGTGTAGCTCATCTGGTAGAGCGCCACCTTGCCAAGGTGGAGGTAGCGAGTTCGAGCCTCGTCACCTGCTCCAGCAAATGATAGCAGGAGCGTTTTGCTCCTGCTATCCATATGGCGCCATAGCCAAGTGGTAAGGCAGAGGTCTGCAAAACCTTTACCCCCAGTTCGAGTCTGGGTGGCGCCTCCAAAAAGAAAGACGTCTGCTTCGGGCAGACGTCTTTCTTTTCATACGGGCGTGAGGTTTATTCTGTGGGTGGATGTCAGATGAGCCTGATCTGACGCGGGAGGGGGAGCGGGCATGGAGCTGGAAGGGCTGGGCAAGTGGGGACCGCTGTTGCAGGAGGAGTATAAAAAGGAGTATTTCCTCCGGCTGGCCGAACGGGTTGATACGGCCTATTCCCGTGGGGATCCCAGGGTATTTCCGCCCAGGGAGGCGCTCTTCCGTGCGTTTTCCCGTACACCGCCAGAGCGGGTTCGGGCGGTCATCCTCGGCCAGGACCCCTATCCTACGAAGGCACACGCCGATGGACTGGCCTTTTCCGTGCGGGAGGGAATTCGTCCGCTCCCGCGCTCTTTACAGAACATCCTGAAGGAACTGAGAGAGGATGTAGGGATAACGCCTTCTCATGGAGCCGGAGATCTGTCTGTATGGGCAGATCGGGGTGTGCTGCTGCTCAACACGACGCTCACCGTGTATGAGGGGGCTGCGGGTAGCCACGGCCGCTGGGGCTGGGAGCGGTTTACCGCGCAGGCCCTCCGGCTTACCCGGGCGCTTCCGCAGCCGGTGGCCTATCTCCTGTGGGGCGGCCATGCTCAAAACACCGCTGTGGGAGCGGGGATTCCGCGCTCGGGGGAAGGCGTGTTCGTCAGCGCACATCCAAGCCCGCTGTCTGCGGGCAGAGGATTCTTCGGCAGCCGGCCATTCAGCCGTGTCAATGCCTTCCTGCGGGAAAGAGGCGGGGAAGAGATCGACTGGAGCCTGTAGCACGGCGGAGGGATCAAGCGCATCTTTTGGGGACGGTCCGCATACCCCTTGTACGAGGGGGTATGCGGACATGTCTTTTTTGGAGCGCCTGGGTGATTGGATCTGGAATCCATGGCTTTTGGGTGCCTTCTTGCTGTTGGGGCTCTATTACTCCATACGCAGCGGATTCTTCCAGCTTTTTGAGTTTCGGCTCTGGATGAGCGCTACGGTAGGGTCTCTTCTGCACTCGAAGCGAGGGGGGGAGGCGGAAGGGATCACCCAATTTCAGGCCCTGTCTACGGCGCTTGCCTCCACCATTGGTACGGGCAGCATCGCAGGTGTGGCCACCGCGATTTTTTACGGGGGACCGGGGGCCGTCTTCTGGATGTGGATTTCGGCATTCCTGGGGATGATGACCGGGTGTGCGGAAAAGACGTTGGCCGTCCGCTACCGCCACCGTGGGAAAAACGGGGGCTGGGAGGGCGGCCCCATGGATTATATGGAAAAGGGCCTGGGACTTCGGGGCCTGGCGCTGGCCTTCTCTCTCTTCTGTGTCTGCGCCTCCATCGGCGGGGGAGATATGGTGCAGGCAAATTCCATTGCCACCGCCCTAGAGGCGGCGTTCGGCTGGGACCGGCTGGCCGTGGGTGCGGTCACCGCCCTGCTTACGGGGCTGGTGATCCTGGGCGGGATCGGCCGCATTGGAAGAGTCAGCGAAAAGCTGGTGCCCGCCATGGCGGTTCTGTTCCTGGCGGGCGGGGCCGCTGTGCTGTGGGTCCACGCTACGGCCGTTCCGGCCGCCCTTTCCCGAATTGTGGCGAGCGCCTTTGCGCCCAAAGCTGCGCTGGGGGGCACGTTGGGCTATTCCATGGCCTCCGCCATGCGCTTCGGTGTGGCCAGGGGAGTGTTCACCAATGAGGCGGGCCTGGGCTCCTCCGCTATGGCCCATGCCGCGGCGGATGTGGAAGAGCCGGCGGAAGAGGGGATGTGGGGTGCGTTTGAGGTCTTTGTAGCGACGCTGGTGGTCTGTACGGTAACGGCGCTGGTCATTCTGACCTCGGGCGTCTATGATGAGACAGAGGCGCTTCTGGCCATTCAAAGTGGAGGCGTGGACAGCTCCATGCTGGGATCTGCGCTCTCCGCCGCGGCATTTTCCACTGTCATGGGGGCCTGGGGCGGCCCCTTTGTGGCGGTGTGCCTTCTGATGTTTGCCTTTTCCTCACTCCTAGGCTGGAGCTACTATGGGGAGAGGGGTCTTGCATATCTTACAGGCAGCGACCGGTGGGTTGGGTGCTATCGAATGGTATTTCTTCTCTTTGTCGTGGCGGGCAGCGTGGGAGACGTGGGACGCGTGTGGCAGGTGGCGGACATCTGCAACGGTATGATGGCTCTGCCCAATCTGGCCGCGCTGCTGCTCCTGTCGCCGGAGGCCCTGCGGATGATTTTTCAGTGGTCGCTGCGGCAGAAAAAGGCCCGAAAAGGCCAGAGAAGCGTTTCCGGAAGATAGCATGGGTATTGCGGGTGCATCTGAAAGAGATGCCATCCGAAGGGAAAAGAAACGCCCAGGACCGCCGGAATGGTGGTCCTGGGCGTGTTTGCTTGGCAAAAGAGAAACGCTAAGAGAGAATAGGCACCTCAGTCCAGTCCTCCGTCCCGGAACCCGCCTCCGGAACAGAGGAGGGCTCCGGGGCGGCTTTCCCCTCCACAGTGAGTGTGTAGCCGTCCAGGATGGAGGAGGACTCCCCCTCGGCCTGAGGGGCGTGGTCGATCGTGACGAGGTCCCCGGCGTTGAGAAGAACAGCCACCGGATTCTGCACGGCGGACAGAGAATAGAACACCTCCTCGCCCTCCAGGCGGATGAAGTAATAGGTGGTACCGTCCAGCACGGCGGATCGGATCTCCGCTACCGTACCCGAGACCTGGGTCTCGATCCGTTCTTCCGGAGCGGCAATGCCCTTTTCCCCCAGCAGGCGCAGATAATCCTGCTCACAGGCCGCCACAGTGTCGCCGATGCCCACCAGATTGAATTGCCCCACATTGACCATGGCATATTTTTTTACCAACTGCCGGTCGTCCTTCAGGGCGATGAAGTAGGTGGGCTGGTCGGAAATATTGAGCAGAAGCGGGAAGGTGGAACGGTAGCCCTGATCCTGGACCATCCCCTCGGCGGAAGCCCGGGCAGATTGCTCGGTGGCACCGGGAATGGTGTAGAATTTGGTCTCTTTAGTGCGCTGGTTGCACAGGAGAAAGCCCAGATTCGACTGATCGCTGGTAGCGGAGGTGACGCCGGTGTACATATATACGTCGTCGTTGAGCGCAATATAGTTATAGCCCTCGGTCGTGATCTTCACGTCCCGCTGGCCGAACACGGAGTTGATGAACCCGTGGACCAGCGTGCCGTAATAGTCGTACTGCTCCATGATGAGAGAGGCGAGGTAAACTCTGTCCACCCACTGCGGGACCTCTTCATGGTAGGAGCATTCGCCGGTAACAGCGTCCATGAGCACCGCTCCCCGGATATCCGTGCCCCCAAAAAGACCGATGGTCTTGACCACACGGGGACAGACCCACCAGGGATTGCCGGACTCGTCAATCTCAAAAGAGGGGGTGGCGAAAAGAAAGGTGGGATACTGAAAGCGCAGATGGCGCATCACGTTGCGATTCAAAGGCTCGGAAGGGGAGTATTTGATTCCCTGGCCATCGGGAAGGCGAACCACCTTGACCTCCTGGGAGACCATATCCACCACAATGTAAGCGGGCAGACCGTTGGAGCGGTTGGTGAACCACCGAATAAGATCGGCGTATTCCAAGGGGGCCACACGGACGGGACTACCCTGATAGTTGATCTGGGTGGAGTCGTAGGCCACCTCAAACTGGCTGGCCATGTCGGGAATGGTACCCATCTGTGTGGTGCTCAGATATCGGGCGGAGTCCTCGTCCAGCAGAGGAATTTCATTAAAGGAAATTTCCTTTACATCTGTTGAAAAATCGCCCTCTTCCACCTGGAGAAGCTGCCGATAAGCGCTGGCGCGAAACAGCGGCATGGAAATCACACTGCCTACCACGCCGACTAGGATGAGAGCGGCCATGAGAATACCCACCGGCAGACACTGGGACTTGATGAAGCGGAAGTATTCTTTGAGTCCACCGCCCGGGTCCATGTGAAAGCCGGTGGTGAAGAGCGCTGAGATCACAAAGACCAGACAGAGCACAAAAACAAACACGTAGAAATTGCTGTCCTGGAGGTTGAGCGCGGGGAGGGAGACATAAAAGTAGATGAAACCAACCACGGCAGTGATCAGCAGGCTCTGAAGGACGGCGCCGAGCTTGCTTTTAGGCCCTCGCTGCTTTTTGTTTTCCATAGTAGCTCCTTTAAAATAATAATGAATCGTCAATAGTATACCCGCTTTGAGAGGAAACGATATCAGGTCAACTGAGCCTGCACAGCGGCCTCAGTGTCCTGCATAGCCTGAAGCGTCACATCAAGCAGCTTGTCCAGCTCCCAGCCCAACAGGTCCGCGCCCTGGGCAATTACCTCGCGGGAACAGCCAGCCGCAAACTTTTTGTCCTTGAATTTCTTTTTCAGAGATTTGAGTTCCATGTCGGTACAGCTCTTGGATGGACGCATGAGGGCAGCGGCGCCGATGAGCCCCGTGAGCTCGTCACAAGCAAAAAGGACCTTCTCCATCTCGTGCTCCGGCTTGACATCGCAGGCCAGCCCCCAGCCGTGACTGGCGGTGGCGTGGATCAGTGCCTCGTCCAAACCGGCCTGACGCATCAGCTCCTGAGATTTGATGCAGTGCTCGTCCGGCCACATCTCAAAATCCAGATCGTGGAGCAGTCCGGCGGCGGACCAGAAGTCCGCTTCATCGCCATAGCCCAGCTCTCGGGCAAACCATCCCATCACGGCCTCCACGGTAAGAGCGTGGCGGATGTGGAAAGGGTCCTTGTTGTACTGCTTGAGCAGATCCAATGCCTGTGTACGTGTGAGATTCATGCTGAACACTCCTTAGTAAAAACAGATATCGCACCTCGATGTTTCTTACAGTTATAGCATAGTTAAAGGCACTTTGCAACGGCGGCAAATTTTTCACAGGTTTTTTAAAATAGCTCTTGACGAAAGCAGAAAGAACGCTTATAATAATCAACGTTGTCCAGCACTATGGAGAGATGGCTGAGCTGGTCGAAGGCGCACGATTGGAAATCGTGTAGGCGTTAATAGCGTCTCGAGGGTTCGAATCCCTCTCTCTCCGCCATATTAAGGGACAAACCTTTAATACAAAAACAGCCCTCCTTTTTGGAGGGCTGTTTTTGTATCTATGCCCGGAAAGCCTAATATTGTGGGCTTTCCAGGCTTTTTCTATTTTCAGGGAGCTTGGCGATGCAGCTCGCCAGCGGGCTTGCCTCCTTCTTTATTTTCTGCCCGCTTGAAAGGCTCTCCGCAATCCCTGCAGATCACATTGACCTCACGCGTCGCCCGGATGATGGTGCCGCAACAGGGGCATACATGCTTGATACTGCGGTTCTTGGATTTTTTGCTCCCGCCCTTTGTCGTGCCTTCCACTGGATGGCGGCTGTCGATGTTGTGATATTTGTCGTGCTTCTCAATGTGGGGGCCGTGGGCCTCGGCGGTGGCCTTGAATTACACACCATCGGTCAAAAAGCCTTAAAACATATCTTTTTTCATTGCCGAAGGGGACGCAAAAGCCCTGCCGGAGCGGGGCTAATCAAATCAACAAACTGGGAGTTATCGCTCTGACATATATTTTTGTATTTCATCAGAAGTCAACTTTTTTATCTGTGTTTTTGCATACTCTCTATATCAATGCAATCGTGGACGCACTGGAGCTCTTAAAAGAGCAGAATCCGCAACCCCAATAATGGAAATTAGGAGATCCGTCTGAATCTGATGTTCCGGCGTTGTATTCAGACGGATTTCTTTTGAATCAAATAAAGACAAATTAAAAATTTATATTTATTTTTACACCTAGGCAAAATCAGGTCATAAAATAACAAAATTTAGGAGGGAAAAATAATGGGATTTTTCAACAAATTGTTTAAGGGACCCGAAATCGATAGGGAAAAGAGCGACGCCAACGCGGAGAAAATGCGTGTATTATTTAACCAAGTCGTAGAAGGGGGAGACGATTACAGGCTGATTTTTGGATATACAGAGGATGTGAGCCGTTTCAATTACGGATTTGTTCATGGAAGCAAAACGAAAATTGGGAATTTGATTGTCGGCTGGAACGAGGTTGGTCAGACGATCACAGTCGTTCCCACCGTCCCCGATCTTTCCGCCTGTGGAGCCCCGACCTACTACCGTCGTTCTGCAATCTTTAAAGCCTACCGGAACAAGTACCCCACCGATGCCTTTATCATTTACCCAGATAAAAAAAGCTATATCGGCATCAATGCCTATGATTGGTTGGAAGATGAAAAGCTGTATGTTTATGTGTCACAGGATGAAGAACTGGCCGCTTTTACCGACTTCTTTATGAACCGATTTGCAACGAGATGAGGTTGGAGACACTTCTTGGAGAAGTTGGCGCGTTCCTGCCGGTCTTTTTAGTCCGTATTTAACGTATTTAATATGTAGAAAAACAGAGCTTAGGACAGGTCGAAGCAAGCGTCATATCGCTTGCTTCGACTTTTTTGCGGGAAATAGCAGGGGCAAGGCATCAAAGCCGGAAGTGTTGTCCACGAGTGGAGCCCTGCTCCTCGTGGGAATGTGTCCGGACAGTCCCCGTATAAAAGTGCGGAAAAAGAATACGCTAAGGGCGAAAAAACCATCTTTTGCCTGGAGGAGGAGGCCAATGGAACGAGCGTTCTGCTTATTGGCAGGGTATTTCTGCGGCTGTTTCCTGACTGCAGAGCTGGTAGCTAGGAAGGAAACGGGAAAACGGGCGCAGGACGTCGGCTCGGGAAACCCGGGCATGGCCAACATCACCGAGCACCTCGGTCTGCGATGCGGCGTAGCGGTATTGGCGGGCGATGTGGGCAAGACCGCGTTTGCATGTCTGCTATGTCGGGCGCTCCTGTGTCGGGAGCTGGGACAATTGGGGGTGTTTTGGGCCGGATTGGGAGCTGTACTTGGACATAATTTTCCGTTTTGGAACCGATTCCGGGGCGGGAAAGGGGTGGCTGTGACCTGCACATGTCTGATTTTAGGCGCACCCATGTGGGGAGCCGTAAGCTGTTTGGCGGGGCTCGCCGTGGTATGGATCACAGGATATCTGCCCTTGGGCGCTGTGGTGATCCCAGGCACGTTTTTGCTATTTGCAGGTTCTTTTCTGGGGGCCGAAGCCGGAGGGATTGCTGCGGTGCTGACCCTGGTGATGCTCTCACGACACACCCACGGACTGCTTC contains:
- a CDS encoding hydrolase — its product is MNLTRTQALDLLKQYNKDPFHIRHALTVEAVMGWFARELGYGDEADFWSAAGLLHDLDFEMWPDEHCIKSQELMRQAGLDEALIHATASHGWGLACDVKPEHEMEKVLFACDELTGLIGAAALMRPSKSCTDMELKSLKKKFKDKKFAAGCSREVIAQGADLLGWELDKLLDVTLQAMQDTEAAVQAQLT
- a CDS encoding CvpA family protein is translated as MENKKQRGPKSKLGAVLQSLLITAVVGFIYFYVSLPALNLQDSNFYVFVFVLCLVFVISALFTTGFHMDPGGGLKEYFRFIKSQCLPVGILMAALILVGVVGSVISMPLFRASAYRQLLQVEEGDFSTDVKEISFNEIPLLDEDSARYLSTTQMGTIPDMASQFEVAYDSTQINYQGSPVRVAPLEYADLIRWFTNRSNGLPAYIVVDMVSQEVKVVRLPDGQGIKYSPSEPLNRNVMRHLRFQYPTFLFATPSFEIDESGNPWWVCPRVVKTIGLFGGTDIRGAVLMDAVTGECSYHEEVPQWVDRVYLASLIMEQYDYYGTLVHGFINSVFGQRDVKITTEGYNYIALNDDVYMYTGVTSATSDQSNLGFLLCNQRTKETKFYTIPGATEQSARASAEGMVQDQGYRSTFPLLLNISDQPTYFIALKDDRQLVKKYAMVNVGQFNLVGIGDTVAACEQDYLRLLGEKGIAAPEERIETQVSGTVAEIRSAVLDGTTYYFIRLEGEEVFYSLSAVQNPVAVLLNAGDLVTIDHAPQAEGESSSILDGYTLTVEGKAAPEPSSVPEAGSGTEDWTEVPILS
- a CDS encoding uracil-DNA glycosylase; this translates as MELEGLGKWGPLLQEEYKKEYFLRLAERVDTAYSRGDPRVFPPREALFRAFSRTPPERVRAVILGQDPYPTKAHADGLAFSVREGIRPLPRSLQNILKELREDVGITPSHGAGDLSVWADRGVLLLNTTLTVYEGAAGSHGRWGWERFTAQALRLTRALPQPVAYLLWGGHAQNTAVGAGIPRSGEGVFVSAHPSPLSAGRGFFGSRPFSRVNAFLRERGGEEIDWSL
- a CDS encoding glycerol-3-phosphate acyltransferase, whose protein sequence is MERAFCLLAGYFCGCFLTAELVARKETGKRAQDVGSGNPGMANITEHLGLRCGVAVLAGDVGKTAFACLLCRALLCRELGQLGVFWAGLGAVLGHNFPFWNRFRGGKGVAVTCTCLILGAPMWGAVSCLAGLAVVWITGYLPLGAVVIPGTFLLFAGSFLGAEAGGIAAVLTLVMLSRHTHGLLRIIRGAERRFGPAGNTDSGRESGPRG
- a CDS encoding alanine/glycine:cation symporter family protein, yielding MSFLERLGDWIWNPWLLGAFLLLGLYYSIRSGFFQLFEFRLWMSATVGSLLHSKRGGEAEGITQFQALSTALASTIGTGSIAGVATAIFYGGPGAVFWMWISAFLGMMTGCAEKTLAVRYRHRGKNGGWEGGPMDYMEKGLGLRGLALAFSLFCVCASIGGGDMVQANSIATALEAAFGWDRLAVGAVTALLTGLVILGGIGRIGRVSEKLVPAMAVLFLAGGAAVLWVHATAVPAALSRIVASAFAPKAALGGTLGYSMASAMRFGVARGVFTNEAGLGSSAMAHAAADVEEPAEEGMWGAFEVFVATLVVCTVTALVILTSGVYDETEALLAIQSGGVDSSMLGSALSAAAFSTVMGAWGGPFVAVCLLMFAFSSLLGWSYYGERGLAYLTGSDRWVGCYRMVFLLFVVAGSVGDVGRVWQVADICNGMMALPNLAALLLLSPEALRMIFQWSLRQKKARKGQRSVSGR